The following nucleotide sequence is from Melioribacteraceae bacterium.
AATTGAAATATGATTATAGTTCCAAGCAAAATTAAGAAACTTAGACCAAGTGCAATCCATAATGCTTTAATTTTACCGGAAGAATTATCGGTTTCAATATCTTTAAGAGATCTTGGTGGTAATTCATAAACTGATGTAGGAGGAGGTGGATTAACTCTTTTTGCACTCTCATAAAATTCCGTACCTCTTGTCGGCGGTGATAACGGTTGTGGAGGCGGTACTTCATCAAAGCTGGTTTGTCTAGTTTCATCATTGGTGGTTGATAAATTAAGTTCATCTTCATCTTCAGGCTCTAAACTTCTAACAACAGTTTTTGCACTTGTCTTTGTACTTTGTTTTGTAACACGAATCTTTTCTTTTATCTCATCTTGAAGACTTATTAACTTTTTAGCAACCTTGTCTTTAATAGCGGGATTAGGTTTTTCTAATTCTAAAATCACCGGCAGTAATGAAATTACATTTTGGAGTTCACCTAGTTCACCTACCGGAAGCTCACCGCCTTCGTACATATATTCTCGGAAGGTTTTAAAATTCTTCTTATCCATACACCCGGCGGCATACGCACTAATCATTTCATGTATTGCGTTAGCTGCCATTATGTCTGTCCCTGTAATAAATTATCGCGCAAACTGTGCATGGCTGTTAGAATTTTTGTTCGAACCGTTTCTACCGGTATATTTAGTTTATCCGCAATTTCATCCAAAGTATAACCATCATAATAAGCAAG
It contains:
- a CDS encoding anti-sigma factor — encoded protein: MAANAIHEMISAYAAGCMDKKNFKTFREYMYEGGELPVGELGELQNVISLLPVILELEKPNPAIKDKVAKKLISLQDEIKEKIRVTKQSTKTSAKTVVRSLEPEDEDELNLSTTNDETRQTSFDEVPPPQPLSPPTRGTEFYESAKRVNPPPPTSVYELPPRSLKDIETDNSSGKIKALWIALGLSFLILLGTIIIFQFSSKDYDSQFAALESRINSLQQEVQSTRDLVNRFDELIEFMNYKDIQIIQLSPVDNNTSGYGKLMLSFTHREGLLELSEMPTLGTDQAFQIWLISDGRSYSVGSYVPSRAQKYIPIKDIPYLPKNQVELVRVTIEPLTGSELPQGPAVLFGSVNASATTPARR